In Desulfobaculum bizertense DSM 18034, the sequence AACGGCGTGAGAGGCCGTCGTCCTAGGCCACTAGACGATGGGGACAATGGTGGGCCGTACTGGGCTCGAACCAGTGACTCTCTGCTTAAAAGGCAGATACTCTACCTGCTGAGTTAACGGCCCCCGTTGAGGTTGCAGTGTATAAAATCTACTGCTGAACCTGTCAAGGAATTTTCAAAAAAAATTCACATTACGAGGTTTTTCCTCATGGTGTGCGCGGCGTGTTTACGTCGTGCAGGGGAGCTTTTAGCTCAACGGGCGAATAATTTCAACCCCTCCCATGTAAGGTTTCAAAATTTCAGGGATGACGATGGAGCCATCGGGCTGCTGATAGTTCTCGACGACGGCGACAAACGTACGGCCGACGGCGAGTCCTGAGCCATTGAGGGTATGAGGAAATTCGGGCTTTTTAGCGCCATTTCTGCGGAAACGCATGTTCATGCGGCGAGCCTGAAAGTCTTCGCAGTTGGAGCAGGAAGAAATTTCGCGGTAGGCGTTCTGACCGGGCAGCCAGACTTCGAGGTCGTAGGTCTTGGTTGCGGAGAAGCCGATGTCGCCGGTGCAGAGAGAGACGACGCGATAGTGCAGGCCGAGTTTCTGAAGGATGCTTTCGGCGTGGCCGCGCATTTCTTCGAGAGCGTCGTAGGAGTCCTCGGGCTTTTCGATGCGGACCATTTCGACTTTGTGGAACTGGTGCTGCCGGATGAGTCCTTTGGTGTCCTTGCCGTAAGAGCCAGCCTCACTGCGGAAGCAGGGGGTGAATGCGGTGAATCGCATGGGCATCTGGTCTTCGGGGAGGATTTCGCCAGAGTAGAGGTTGGTCAGCGGCACTTCTGCGGTAGGGATCATGAAGTAGTCCCAGTTTTCGAGCTTGAAGAGGTCTTCCTCAAACTTGGGGAGCTGGCCGGTACCGGTCATGGTCGCGCGGTTCACCATGTAGGGAGTGATGCACTCTTCGTAGCCGTTTTCCATGGTCTGCACGTCGAGCATGAACTGGGCGAGTGCGCGTTCGAGGCGAGCGGCCCAGCCTCGATAGACGACAAAGCGGGAGCCTGCGAGCTTTGCGGAGCGCTCAAAGTCGAGTCCACCGAGTTTGGTACCGAGTTCCCAGTGTTCTTTGGGTTCAAAGTCCATAACGGGCTTTTCGCCCCAGAGAGCGACCTGCGGGTTAGCGGTCTCATCGTTACCGATGGGGGTGGATTCGTGCGGCATGTTCGGCACGGAAAGAAGCCACTGGCGGGACTGCTCGTCGATGTCCTTGAGTTCACTGTCGAGGGCTTTGATGCGTTCGTTAACAGTGCTCATGCGCGCCATCTGTTCGCTGGCATCTTCGCCATTCTTTTTAAGCTGGCCAACGAGCTTTGAGGTCGCATTTCGTTCCGCCTTGAGGGACTCTGCTTCGGCGAGGAGTTCACGGCGTTTTTCATCGAGCTGAACAAAGGCATCAACGTCGACTTTAGCGTTGCGGTTTTTGAGAGCTTCTTTGACGCTGTCGATGTTTTTGCGAATAAATTTAATGTCGAGCATGTGTAGCTTCTCCGGCTTTGGAGGGGGCGGGCCAAGGGCGCGGGTCCCCATGCATACCGTGTTTTGGGTGCAGGAAAAAAATGAATAAAGGCGACAGGTCGAGTAACCGTGCCGCGCTTGCAAGATATAGCTGTTCCCAGCGCGTCCTGCAAGGTTCGGGGTGGGATGAACTTGGTGCAGGGCGCGCTGGGAAGGAGAGAGAAGTCGAAAATATGGAAATCTGCGGGAAACAGATTATAGAAAAACGCCCCGTGTTTCACGGGGCGTTGGAAAGTCGCGACGAACAGGAGACGTTTATCTGATTATGGTCTGCTCGCGTCCGGGGCCGACAGAAACGATGTTGGCGCTGACGCCAAGCACTTCTTCGACACGCTGGACATAAGCGCGAGCATTTTCCGGAAGTTCGTCCCAAGTCTTGGCGGAAGAGATATCTTCCTTCCAGCCGGGCAGGCTTTCATAAACTGGCTCGACGTATGCGAGGCAATTTTCATCCTGCGGCGGGTAGGTGTATTCTTCGCCTTTGTACTTGTAGGCAACGCAGAGTTTGATCTCGTCGAGTCCACCGAGGACGTCGAGCTTGGTCACAGCGATGCCAGTAGGACCATTGAGGCGGACGGATTCGCGCATGACAACGAGGTCGAGCCAGCCGCAGCGGCGGGGACGGCCTGTGGTTGCGCCGAATTCTGCGCCAACGTTCTGGAGGTGCTTTCCTGCTTCATCTTCGAGCTGTGTTGGGAAGGGACCAGCACCAACGCGGGTGGTGTATGCCTTCATAACAGCCTGAACGCGGTTCAGGCGGCTGGGAGCGCAGCCACAGCCAGCAGCAGCGTTACCAGACACAGTGTTGGAAGAGGTCACAAAGGGGTAGGTACCGTGGTCGATATCCAGGTGAGTACCCTGAGCGCCTTCAAACAGAACGCCTTTGCCTTCGTCCATAGCGTCGCCAACGATACCACAGGTATCCTTAACGTACGCAATCATGCGTTCGGCAACAGGCTTCATTTCCTCGAAGACCTTTTCGGGGTCGAGGGCCTCGGTGCCGTACAGCGTGGTGAAAAGAGCATTCTTTTCAACGAGGGCGCGAGTGATTTTGGCCTTAAACAGGTCGAGATCGCAGAAATCCGCGGCACGGATGCCGATACGTGCGACTTTGTCCTCATAGCAGGGGCCAATGCCACGACCGGTCGTACCGATTTTGTTTTCAGCGGACTTTGCAGACTCGCGCGCACCGTCGAGAAGTTTATGGTAGGGCATGATGATGTGGGTCTTTTTGCTCACCATGAGGCGAGCAGGCTCCACATTGATGCCTTTCTCGTTAAGCTTATCGACTTCTTCAAGGAAAACAACGGGGTCGAGGACCACGCCATTTCCGATGACACAGGTCTTTTCCTGATGCAGTATGCCGGAGGGGATAAGATGGAGAATGTGCTGTTCTCCATTCACAACAAGGGTGTGTCCGGCGTTGTTTCCGCCCTGGAAACGTACAATAAGATCTGCACTTTCTGTGAGCAGGTCGACGATTTTTCCCTTCCCCTCGTCTCCCCACTGGGCGCCCATTACAACGACATTTGACATTTCTCTCTCCTTCTGTAAGAAGCGCAACTTTCCGCGCGCTTTTATTGCCGATTTGACGGCAAAAGGCATTCCTACCTAAAAAACGCTTTCGACAAAGTCAACACACTGCATTAAGAATGCAGGCAGGTTTTTTGCTTGTTCGTTCTGGAGGATGGAGGCTATGACAATACCCGGAAAAAAATCTGCGCGGTCAGGAAAATACGTTTTAGGCGTCATTTTTCTGATTTTGGCAGTCCAGGTTGCTTTAACCTGGAAGCTGCGCCATGCTGCGGTCTCACCGCTCCTCCGGGTTGTTGCCCCTTCTTCACAATGGATGGAAGGAAGCCTCTCGCCATACGGCCCTGGCTTTGAGCAAGAACTTTTAAATAGATTTTGTCAAGAAAATGGAATGCGCTGGGAATGGGAAAAAGCGGATTCCTGGGACGAGGCCTGGGAGATGGTTCGTAATGGAAAAGCGGACCTGATCATTGGCCTTGGCGCACAGCCGCCCAAGAACATGGATGTTTCTCTTGTTGTTGGTCCTGCGTATGCCCGGTTTGACCCGCTTCTGGTGCGGGCCAAGGGCAGTTCTCCTTCGACAGGGGATTGTGGAAAGGTTATTGTGGCGTCCAACGCCGACCTTGATTCTCTTTCCCTGCCTGCCAACGATTCTGGCTGCGCTCCCACACCCGTGGTGCCAGAAGACGTTTCACTTCGCTCCGTGCTCGATTCTTTGAGCAAAGATGGTCTGTCTACCGCTTTGGTAGACAGTGGGCGATACCGCTTGCTTCAACCTTTTTACTCGCAGCTCACCACAGAATCGCGACTCAGCGGCTCGGTTGAGTATCGGTGGTTCTGGAGTGAACGCTCCAAAGAACTGTCGCGTGCGCTGGTCGATTTTTGGGCCAGAACTCTGGACAGCCCAGCGTACAAAGACATTTATGACCGCTACTTTGGCTTTTTGCCAGAGCGAACAGATCCGTATGAGATGCGGCATTTTATGCGCACGCTCAAAAGAAAGCTCCCCACCTATGAGGAGCAGATTCTTTTGTCGGCAAGTAAATACGGCATTGATCCGCTTTTGCTCGTTGCTGTCATTTATCAAGAATCGCACTTCAATTCGCGCGCCAAAAGTAAAACCGGCGTACGCGGACTGATGCAGCTGACTATTCGCACCGCAAAGGAGCTTGGAGTCAACCGCAATAATCCGTTTGATAGCATTGAAGGTGGTGCAGCGTATTTGGCGAGTTTATTTGAACGGTTTGAAGGAACAGGTCTCACCCCTGCTGACCAGTGGTTTTTTGCCCTTGCTGCCTATAACAGGGGGCGGGGTCATGTGCTGGATGCCATGACCCTTGCCAAAGCCCAGGGTGGTTCGGGCAGGACGTGGCGCGAGCTTAAGGATGTGTTCCCAAAGCTCTCGTATGCAAAGTACTACCGGAATTCAAAGTATGGCTATACTCGAGGCTTCGAGGTTGTTCATTACGTAGAAAAAATTCGATATTTTTACTACGTGCTGAACGGTTTAGTCGTTCTTTCGCGGCCGGAAGCGCAACAGCTTGCAATGCTCGTTGGACCCTCGCTGCTCTGAGGGCGTGCTTGCTCTGCGCGCAAACGGATTGTCCAGCTCCTCTGTTTTTGGGGCCGGAGCATCATTATCCGGGGTGGACATCTCTTTCCAGTGGAAGTTGAAAAGCTGGTTCTTGAACCGCACAGCCTGAATCATGCTCAGGATGATAACGGCTTCTTCCCACTGCTGAGTAGGTTCATACGCTTCCACCTTTTTTGCATACTTGTCCCAAAGTGAAGTCAATGAGGCTTCATCGTAGGCGAGAAGCTGACGAGCCATTTTGCTGAGCGCCTTGTCCACGTTGTTCTCCAGATTGTGTGTTTTAATGTAACTGTCGCAAGGGGATTTCTCTAAATTGCCCCCTGCGCGGCGGTATGGTAACAGCACTTTTTCACCACGTAAATCTGAGGATTTCAGCCATGAGCGATCTGAAAAAAATGTATCGAACCCTGACCCATGATCCCTTCCCGAACGAGATGACCCTCACCCTCGGGGATCAGAAACTGACCTTCCGCAAGCGCACCTGGGAGATCGAAGGGGAAGAAAAAGGACTTCGGTACGGTGAAAACCCCGATCAGCCTGCTGCTCTCTTTGAGCTTGCTGACGGAAGCCTCGAACTCGAAGGCGTTGCCTTTCGGGCCGCAGGCGAGGGCCTTGTCTCTGCGCTGACAGAAGAGCACATGCTCCAGGCAGGCAAGCACCCCGGCAAAATCAACATGACCGACGTTGATAACGCCATGAATATTTTGCAGTACCTCACTGCCAAGCCCGCTGCGGTTATCCTCAAGCACAACAACCCTTGTGGTGCCGCATGGACTGACGAAGGCGTCGCAGTCGCCCTTGAGCGTGCATTCCGCTCGGACCGTATCGCCGCCTTTGGTGGAGCCGTCGTGGTGAACCGTCCTCTGGACGAAAAAACGGCAGAAATCATCAACTCCGCCTACTTTGAGGTCGTGGCCGCTCCTTCGTATGAAGGTCGTGCTCTCGAAATTTTGAAGGGACGAAAGAATCTCCGTATTCTTGAAATTCCCGGTCTCTCCGAGTTGGAAAAGCTCGTTGGTACTCCGTTCCTCGATCTGAAATCCCTGACGGACGGTGGCATTGTTGCCCAGCTGTCTTTCCGGAACCGCATCCTGAGCGTAGAAGACTTTATTCCCGCTGAGGCAGAAAAGGACGGTAATCACTTTATTGCCCGCAAGCCCACCAGTGCAGAAGCAGAAGACCTGCTTTTTGCCTGGGGTGTCGAAGCTGGCGTGACCTCCAACTCCGTGATCTTCGTTAAGGACGGCGTCACAACTGCTATCGGTACTGGCGAACAGGACCGTGTTGGCTGTGCCGAACTGACGATTCACAAGGCATACACCAAGTATGCTGACCTGCTCTGTTTTGATGAAAATGGCTGCTCTCTCTACGAGCTGAAGCTGAAAGCAAAAACTGACGAAGCTGCTGCTAAAACTCTTGCAGACATTGAAGCCCGCACCAAAGAAGCAAAGGCTGGACTCAAAGGCTCTGTCCTTGTTTCCGACGGCTTCTTCCCCTTCCGCGATGGTGTCGACGTGGTCATGGCCGAAGGCGTGACCGCTATTGCCCAGCCCGGCGGTTCCATCCGCGACTGGGAAGTCATCACCGCCGTGAACGAGGCATCGCCTCAGGTCGCAATGGTCTTTACAGGCCAGCGGTCCTTCAAGCACTAAGTGAGTTAGGGGCGCTGCCGCAGGGTATGCGCCCCTTTTTTCTTGGTGTTGCGCCTGCGTTATAATTGTGCCGCATCCTGCGGTGTGGCGCTGCATACTGGACTGAGCCTCACCGTGGCAGCAAAGGTCTTCCGGTTATGCAGCCCTGAAGGTAAAAGGAACTTATGACTTCTCCCATTGTTCGGTGCCCCTCTATTGGGTGCATTGTTGAGCTTATGCACAGCAACAAGCCGCTTTTGGCTTGGGTGCTCGAAGAGCAGAATAACAGGTTTCGCGTTCTGACCATTAATCGGCGCGAAATGAAACTTCCGGCTGCTCGCCTTTTGCCGTGGTCTGGACCTGCTGCTTCTGCTGATTTGAACCGCGAGGAAATCATGGAGCGCTTGCGCAGCCATGAAGAACGCCGCGTTCAGCTCATTTCTGAAATCGACCCTGCTGAAATTTGGAATTTTTCTCAGGGAGAAGTGGAAAGAGCATCAAGTGAATGGTTTGCCGGGCTGTTATGGAATGAGCCGGACATTGACCAGATCGCTGCAATGGGCCGCGTTTTGCTGGAGCACAAGAGCCACTTTAAATTTACTTCACCAGACTTTGAGGTCTTCCCTGAGGAAGTCGTGGAAAAACGGCTTCGGGAACAGGCCATTCGTGAGGAACGGGAGAAGATTGCCGCAGTTGGTCAGAAGTTTTTTCAGGCCCTGTGGAATGCCCGCACCAAGTCTCTGCCTGCGCCCAAGTGCGAGGAGGAGATGGTGCAGAAGCTTCGTGACGTGCTCTTTGCCGGCATGGTTGAGAACTCCAGCGATCCAGATTTCAGCATCTGGAATTCCCTGAAAAAAGGCCTGCCAGACACTCCGCACCTTGCACTCCTTCTTGCCCAGACATGGGGCATTGTTCCCGCCCATTACAACGTTCAGCTTTTGCAGGAAGGCTACGACTGGGGCGACGAGTGGGGCGCTGAGTATGCAGAGGACATCGCCGACCTGAAAGAAAAATTTGCGCAGGAAGAGCGCGAGCCAGAAGCGACACCCTTTGTCAGCATTGACTCCGCATCGACCCGCGATATTGATGACGCATTTTATATCACTCAGCTCGAAGACGGCACGCTTCGGCTTCAGGTGGCCCTTGCCTGCCCCTGTCTGAACTGGGAATTCGAGTCCCGTTTTGACCGCGCAATTCGTGACCGCGCCAGCAGTCTCTATTTGCCCGAAGGCACCAGCCACATGCTTCCGGAAACTCTCGGGCTTGGCCTATACAGCCTTTTAGAGGGTGAAGCCCGTCCCGCACTTATTGCAGATTTTCTCATTAAGCCCACTGGCGAAGTGATGAGCATGACCCCTCGTCACGCATGGGTGCGTCTTGCCTCCAACACGACGTATGAAACTGTCGAAGCCGCTCTTGAGGATGGTACTGCCGCGAAGCATTTCGTTCTCGCTGCCGAGCTTGGCAAGGCCCTTCGCGATCAGCGCATTGCCGCTGGTGCCGTTATTTTGCAGCGGCCTGATCCCAAGATTGTTCTCGAAGGCGAAGGCGACGACACGCGCGTTTCCATTGTGCATCACGCCGAAACTCCCAAGGCTCAGCTCCTTGTGAGTGAATTCATGATTTTAGCGAACTCCGCCCTTGGGCACTGGGCTAACGAGCGCAGCATCCCTCTCTTATATCGCACGCAGGATGTCACCTTCCCCGGTGACGCCGTCGGCATTTGGGAGGCTCCCGAGGAAACCTATCGCGTGGTGCGGCACATGGCACCAACATGTCTTGAGGTTGAGCCAAAGCGGCATGCAACGCTCGCCGTCACTGCCTACAGTCCCATTACCTCGCCCTTGCGCCGCTATGTCGACCTGCTCAACATGTCGCAGGTGACAACCTATTTGCGGAACGATGCCCCCGACATTGACGCCGAGCGTCTTCTCCGCATGGTGCCTCTCATTGTCGCGCGCGTCGAAGCCGTTGGGCGGCTTCAGCGCTATCGGCCGCGGTACTGGAAGCTCGTTTATTTTAGTCAGCGGAAGCACGAATTCTTTTCCAGTGTCGTCGTCGACGACGGGCCGCTCGTTACTGTGGCGTTGCCTCAGGAACAGCTCTATTTACGCGCACCGCAGCGACTCTTTGGTGAAAAAATCTACCCCGGTCAGCATTTCGCTATCCGGCTCAACAAAATCAATCCCCTTCTTAATGAAATCCGCATTGTCGAGGCATTAGAAGAGTAGATTGGGAGTCTGCCCCAGCGCGTCAGCGCTGGATGGGCGGGAGGGGAAGAGATTGGGGGCCAGCCCCCAAACCCCCGCGTAAGGGAATGATTCCCTTACGTATCCTCATCGAGTTTAAAAGCCGTTCAAGCTTCGCTTGCACGGCTTTTAAACTTGTTGGGGCTAGCGTCGAGAGCCTCTTTCTCTTTCCCGTACGTTGTCACCATTTTCTTTCTGAACGCGAGCGTTCAGAAAGAAAGGGTTGAGGCGCAAAGAAAAAGAACACACGCCCAGTTAATTAGGCCAAAATGAAAGGGCCGGATGTAAGGGAAAGCCAACGGCTTTCACACATCCGGCCCTTTCATTTTGGGCGATAGCGGGATTCCCAAGGGCCTCGTCCTGGGGCGGGGTCAAGGGGCGGCGCCCCTTGCAGAGGTGCGGGGACAGAGTCCCCGCCCACCCAGCGCCCCTTGCAGAGCACGAGACGGAGTCTCGTAACTACAAATATTTATTCTTCCAGAGCTGAAAACAGAGGAGTGTCCAGAGTTCTTTCCTGTTGTCGCGCTGCGCGGAGAGGTGCTGCGAGATGAGGGACTGGACGGTGCTGTAGTTGAATATTCCGTCGCTTCTGAGCTGCTGCTCTGAGAGGGTGTCGAGAAGGAGTGGTTTGAGGGGGCCTCTGAGCCACTGAGCGAGGGGGATTCCGAAGCCTTTTTTGGGCTGGTCGAGAATTTGTGCAGGGACTTTTCCAGCGAGCATTCGTCGCAGGAGATACTTCCTGACGCCTCGGCGCAATTTGAAAGAGGGGGGCAGACTGCAGACGCGGGCGGAAAAATAGTGGTCGAGAAAGGGGCAGCGAACTTCAAGGCCGTGAGCCATAGAAGCGAGGTCGACCTTCTGCAGGATGTGACCGACCATGTAAAAGCGGAGATAAAAATAGGCGGCCAGCTCATACTCGCTGCTGAAATGGCGAGAGGAGCAGACGAGGTCAACATAGCGAAGCGGGTCAAAGCCCTTGAGTTCATGAAGGAGATCGGGGTGAAGAAGCTTTTTCTGAACGAGAGGGGTAAAGGCCGCGAGCCAGGCCTGCTGCCGTGCGGCGCCTTTGTAGGTCAGGCCCTTGAGAAAGTGCTGAAGCCGGAAGGGGAACGACATGGGTCGAGAGGGCGCGGCGCGAAGGTGAAAAGAGGCTTTGTGCATCGCGCGGAGAAGGGGCGAGGGAATGAGACCGGCAAGCTTTGCGGGGCCGAGGGCGAGAAAGGGGTCGTAGCCGTAAAACAGTTCGTCTCCGCCGTCTCCGCCAAGAGCGACAGTGATGTCCTGCCGGGCAAAGGCAGAGAGAAGATAGCTCGGGAAAAAGCTGGGGTCGGCGAGAGGCTCGGAGAGACAGTCGAGAGCTTGCGGTAAAATGTCGAGCATACTCTGCGCACTGAACCGGGCCTCGTGATGCTGCGTACCGAGATGCTGGGCCACAAGCCGGGCGTTGCTGGACTCGTCAAACTCTGGTTCTTCGAAGCCGATGGAGAAGGTGTGAATTTCTGAGGGGTCGATTATGTCCGCAAGATGGGCTGTTATGGCGCTGGAGTCGAGACCGCCGGAGAGAAAGACGCCGACCGGGACGTCACCCATGAGCCGCCGCTGAATGGCGGAACGAAAGGTGCGGGTGAGATGAGACTGCGCCTCGGTCAGTTCAATGGCGTGAGTTCGCTTGCGGGGAATGGGAATTTCCCAGTAGGGGCGAATGTCGAGATGCTTGTGCTGGTAAATCAGGGTGTGACCGGGGGGCAGCTTGGCGGCATGCCTGATGAGCGAAAAGGGGGACGGCACATATTCGTGCAGGAGATAACGGGAGAGGGCTTCTGGTTCGAGTTCGCGAGAGATGGCGGGGTGCTCAAGGAGCGCTCCAAGCTCCGAAGCGAAGAGAAAGAGACCGTTGTGCAAATAATAATGCAGGGGCTTTTTTCCCCAGCGGTCGCGGGCGATGAAAAGCTGGTTTGTGTCCTGATTCCAGATGGCAAAGGCAAACATGCCCTTGAAACGGTTCACACAGTCGCGGCCCCATTCTTCGTAGGCGTGAAGAATGACTTCGGAATCAGAGTCTGAATGAAATTCATGGCCGAGCTGCTCAAGCTTGTAGCGCAGCTCGCGATAGTTGTAGATTTCACCGTTGGTGGTGAGCCAGATGCGCCCTGTTTCATTGCACATGGGCTGAGCGCCACGGCTGGAGAGGTCGACAATGGAGAGGCGTCGATGCCCAAGGGCAACGGCGGGGGCGGAGTCTGAGGCTGGGAAGAGTTTCAGGCCGTGGGCATCTGGTCCGCGATGAGCGAGCTTGTGGACCATGTTCCGCAGGGCAAGTTCATTGGGAATACCCGAGTGCTGCACGCAGCCAGCAATACCACACATGCTATCCTCCAATTATTTGGCGGACAACATACTGCTCTTTTTTCCCAGACATTCGTGAATGAAGGAGAAGTTCTCCGGTGAGTCCCATGAGCGTGACCTGAAGTGCCGTGATGCACACGAGAGCGGTGAGAATGAGCAGAGTTTCCGCAGAGATGTTTCGGTGAGCGTAATGCTTGATGAGCCAGAGTGCAAAGATTCCTGAAAATCCAAGTTCGGTGATGCGCCGGGCAATTTTCCCAAAAAACTGAATGGGGCGACTCATGCCGTCGGCAAAGAAACGGACCACGATGAGGTCAAAGATAACGCGGGGAACGCGGGACAGACTGTATTTGGTGCTGCCGTGCTTGCGGGGACGATGATTGACCGGGATTTCGGCAATGTTGACTCCAAGCCATGCCGCAAAAACCGGAATGAAGCGATGCATCTCCCCATAAATGGAAATATTTTTGACGATACCGCGCTTGTAGGCCTTGAGAGTGCAGCCAAAATCCTTGAGCTGGACCCCGGTGCCTTCAATGAGCCTGTTGATGATGCGGTTGGCAATGATGGATGGGAGGCGACGGGAAAAGAGACGGTCCTTGCGATCCTTGCGCCAGCCATTCACGAGGTCATAGCCCTCGGCCATTTTTTCGAGCAGACGGGGGATGTCGTGCGGGTCGTTCTGGCCGTCCGCATCAAGAGTGATGACAATACGACCCTGCGAGCTGGCAAACCCGGCAGAGAGCGCGGCGGTCTGGCCGTAGTTGCGTCGAAAATCAATGACTTTGACCTCAGTGTCATGACAGGCCAGCTCCTCAAGAATGGTGAGCGAGTTGTCCGTGCTCCCGTCGTTGATGAAAAGAATTTCCGTATTCCTGTGAAGCGAGTCCAAAACCTCGCGAAGCTCGGTGTAGAGGGGAATCAGATTTGCTTCTTCGTTGCAGACGGGAATGACAAT encodes:
- the serS gene encoding serine--tRNA ligase: MLDIKFIRKNIDSVKEALKNRNAKVDVDAFVQLDEKRRELLAEAESLKAERNATSKLVGQLKKNGEDASEQMARMSTVNERIKALDSELKDIDEQSRQWLLSVPNMPHESTPIGNDETANPQVALWGEKPVMDFEPKEHWELGTKLGGLDFERSAKLAGSRFVVYRGWAARLERALAQFMLDVQTMENGYEECITPYMVNRATMTGTGQLPKFEEDLFKLENWDYFMIPTAEVPLTNLYSGEILPEDQMPMRFTAFTPCFRSEAGSYGKDTKGLIRQHQFHKVEMVRIEKPEDSYDALEEMRGHAESILQKLGLHYRVVSLCTGDIGFSATKTYDLEVWLPGQNAYREISSCSNCEDFQARRMNMRFRRNGAKKPEFPHTLNGSGLAVGRTFVAVVENYQQPDGSIVIPEILKPYMGGVEIIRPLS
- a CDS encoding adenylosuccinate synthase, with amino-acid sequence MSNVVVMGAQWGDEGKGKIVDLLTESADLIVRFQGGNNAGHTLVVNGEQHILHLIPSGILHQEKTCVIGNGVVLDPVVFLEEVDKLNEKGINVEPARLMVSKKTHIIMPYHKLLDGARESAKSAENKIGTTGRGIGPCYEDKVARIGIRAADFCDLDLFKAKITRALVEKNALFTTLYGTEALDPEKVFEEMKPVAERMIAYVKDTCGIVGDAMDEGKGVLFEGAQGTHLDIDHGTYPFVTSSNTVSGNAAAGCGCAPSRLNRVQAVMKAYTTRVGAGPFPTQLEDEAGKHLQNVGAEFGATTGRPRRCGWLDLVVMRESVRLNGPTGIAVTKLDVLGGLDEIKLCVAYKYKGEEYTYPPQDENCLAYVEPVYESLPGWKEDISSAKTWDELPENARAYVQRVEEVLGVSANIVSVGPGREQTIIR
- a CDS encoding transglycosylase SLT domain-containing protein — encoded protein: MEGSLSPYGPGFEQELLNRFCQENGMRWEWEKADSWDEAWEMVRNGKADLIIGLGAQPPKNMDVSLVVGPAYARFDPLLVRAKGSSPSTGDCGKVIVASNADLDSLSLPANDSGCAPTPVVPEDVSLRSVLDSLSKDGLSTALVDSGRYRLLQPFYSQLTTESRLSGSVEYRWFWSERSKELSRALVDFWARTLDSPAYKDIYDRYFGFLPERTDPYEMRHFMRTLKRKLPTYEEQILLSASKYGIDPLLLVAVIYQESHFNSRAKSKTGVRGLMQLTIRTAKELGVNRNNPFDSIEGGAAYLASLFERFEGTGLTPADQWFFALAAYNRGRGHVLDAMTLAKAQGGSGRTWRELKDVFPKLSYAKYYRNSKYGYTRGFEVVHYVEKIRYFYYVLNGLVVLSRPEAQQLAMLVGPSLL
- a CDS encoding IMP cyclohydrolase encodes the protein MSDLKKMYRTLTHDPFPNEMTLTLGDQKLTFRKRTWEIEGEEKGLRYGENPDQPAALFELADGSLELEGVAFRAAGEGLVSALTEEHMLQAGKHPGKINMTDVDNAMNILQYLTAKPAAVILKHNNPCGAAWTDEGVAVALERAFRSDRIAAFGGAVVVNRPLDEKTAEIINSAYFEVVAAPSYEGRALEILKGRKNLRILEIPGLSELEKLVGTPFLDLKSLTDGGIVAQLSFRNRILSVEDFIPAEAEKDGNHFIARKPTSAEAEDLLFAWGVEAGVTSNSVIFVKDGVTTAIGTGEQDRVGCAELTIHKAYTKYADLLCFDENGCSLYELKLKAKTDEAAAKTLADIEARTKEAKAGLKGSVLVSDGFFPFRDGVDVVMAEGVTAIAQPGGSIRDWEVITAVNEASPQVAMVFTGQRSFKH
- a CDS encoding ribonuclease catalytic domain-containing protein, with the translated sequence MTSPIVRCPSIGCIVELMHSNKPLLAWVLEEQNNRFRVLTINRREMKLPAARLLPWSGPAASADLNREEIMERLRSHEERRVQLISEIDPAEIWNFSQGEVERASSEWFAGLLWNEPDIDQIAAMGRVLLEHKSHFKFTSPDFEVFPEEVVEKRLREQAIREEREKIAAVGQKFFQALWNARTKSLPAPKCEEEMVQKLRDVLFAGMVENSSDPDFSIWNSLKKGLPDTPHLALLLAQTWGIVPAHYNVQLLQEGYDWGDEWGAEYAEDIADLKEKFAQEEREPEATPFVSIDSASTRDIDDAFYITQLEDGTLRLQVALACPCLNWEFESRFDRAIRDRASSLYLPEGTSHMLPETLGLGLYSLLEGEARPALIADFLIKPTGEVMSMTPRHAWVRLASNTTYETVEAALEDGTAAKHFVLAAELGKALRDQRIAAGAVILQRPDPKIVLEGEGDDTRVSIVHHAETPKAQLLVSEFMILANSALGHWANERSIPLLYRTQDVTFPGDAVGIWEAPEETYRVVRHMAPTCLEVEPKRHATLAVTAYSPITSPLRRYVDLLNMSQVTTYLRNDAPDIDAERLLRMVPLIVARVEAVGRLQRYRPRYWKLVYFSQRKHEFFSSVVVDDGPLVTVALPQEQLYLRAPQRLFGEKIYPGQHFAIRLNKINPLLNEIRIVEALEE
- the asnB gene encoding asparagine synthase (glutamine-hydrolyzing), translated to MCGIAGCVQHSGIPNELALRNMVHKLAHRGPDAHGLKLFPASDSAPAVALGHRRLSIVDLSSRGAQPMCNETGRIWLTTNGEIYNYRELRYKLEQLGHEFHSDSDSEVILHAYEEWGRDCVNRFKGMFAFAIWNQDTNQLFIARDRWGKKPLHYYLHNGLFLFASELGALLEHPAISRELEPEALSRYLLHEYVPSPFSLIRHAAKLPPGHTLIYQHKHLDIRPYWEIPIPRKRTHAIELTEAQSHLTRTFRSAIQRRLMGDVPVGVFLSGGLDSSAITAHLADIIDPSEIHTFSIGFEEPEFDESSNARLVAQHLGTQHHEARFSAQSMLDILPQALDCLSEPLADPSFFPSYLLSAFARQDITVALGGDGGDELFYGYDPFLALGPAKLAGLIPSPLLRAMHKASFHLRAAPSRPMSFPFRLQHFLKGLTYKGAARQQAWLAAFTPLVQKKLLHPDLLHELKGFDPLRYVDLVCSSRHFSSEYELAAYFYLRFYMVGHILQKVDLASMAHGLEVRCPFLDHYFSARVCSLPPSFKLRRGVRKYLLRRMLAGKVPAQILDQPKKGFGIPLAQWLRGPLKPLLLDTLSEQQLRSDGIFNYSTVQSLISQHLSAQRDNRKELWTLLCFQLWKNKYL
- a CDS encoding glycosyltransferase family 2 protein, producing the protein MHTHSSNSSHLNVSFSSEHSGNFTAAHNDDPSQVSYSPAYPPHSAGEGSHCTIEPMRMVNDYGESTIPPATRDLSIVIPVCNEEANLIPLYTELREVLDSLHRNTEILFINDGSTDNSLTILEELACHDTEVKVIDFRRNYGQTAALSAGFASSQGRIVITLDADGQNDPHDIPRLLEKMAEGYDLVNGWRKDRKDRLFSRRLPSIIANRIINRLIEGTGVQLKDFGCTLKAYKRGIVKNISIYGEMHRFIPVFAAWLGVNIAEIPVNHRPRKHGSTKYSLSRVPRVIFDLIVVRFFADGMSRPIQFFGKIARRITELGFSGIFALWLIKHYAHRNISAETLLILTALVCITALQVTLMGLTGELLLHSRMSGKKEQYVVRQIIGG